TAATGGAATACAAAGGTGAGCATGTTGATCAAGCGAGCCGACAAGTAATCGATCGGATTGGTGAAATGGGCGGTAATGGAGGCCTGATCGCACTGGATAAAAATGGACATGTTGCGATGCCTTTTAATACCGCCGGGATGTATCGCGGTACAGTGACTAAAGACGGTAAGATAACAGTAGAAATTTATAAATAGCCAATTCAGCTGTTTTCATCATCATAAAATATCCCAAGGGGGTCAATGTAATACATATTAACCCCTTTGGATAAATTTTGTTAACTATTTTTTATTGAACAGCGATATGGCCAATGCTATCAAATTGCCGTCAGGTATTGTTCAATCTCATCAAATTGGATATCGCCATGGGAAGCATCATATAGACTTTCTTTTCCTTCAACAATCAGTATCTGAGGGGATTGATGTGTTACATTCCAACGTTGGGCAATCTCATTTGATAATGGACGGTAGCGCAAAAGATCTAAAAGATAGATTGCATAATCATGGTCTGAAGTCGCAGACATACGCTCAAGACTGCGCTTAGCCATATTGCTAATACCACAAGTCGTGCTATGTTTAAAGATGGCTGCAACTTTATCAGATTGATAAAGCTCCTGTAACTGTTCCTCTGTATTTAATTCTATCCAATTAATCATATTATAGTTCTGTAAATTTTTTCTGTTCTACTTGTACAAAAGACGAAATAGCGGAGAATATACAACTCTTTTGGTCATTGCTTGTCGAATTGAAGAAACTAGGTAAACGCATACCATCGCCAATCTCCTTATATTTGCTCACTTCATAAGTGGTTTTTTCGCCCTTATCTATGTATTCGTAACGTACAATCTCACCGGTATTTTGATCAATATAAAGCAAACCATCCATCTTTGAACCAAAGATAGTGCCTGACGAGCTGATCGTTGCTATCGTTAATTTCTGTCCAGCGCTGAAACTTTCTTTCTGACTTTTTAGCTGCACATTCTTCTGTCCGATCAGCGTCGGTAAAAGGAGCAGATGAAGATCCGAAAATAATTGGCTTTTAATTGACTTTTTTAGCTCCGGCCCATCTCCAGCTATATTCCCTCCAATAAAGAGTTTATCGGCCCCTGGATTCTTAAAATTAAACAGATAGGTCACCTGATCTGTGCCGCTATAGCCGTCAAATCGACATGCTCCGGTGCTGCGATTGAACAAGAATTTTCGCTCTTCTTTTGACAATTGGTCGGAGATGGTATTTCCCTTTGCTGAGAATGCCAAATATTGCAAAGAATCCCATTTTTCCTGGCCACCGATACTTTGCCAAATCTGCTTGTTTAGACTATCGTCTTGCGCCACAAGATCCAGCTGACAGAATAATGTCAGCATAATGACCAAGAGTACATTCGATAATGTTTTCATAATCCTTTTTTTTAAAAACAATCATCAAGTAAGCCGCATCAAAATTGATCGCGTTAAACTTCATCATTGCGTCATTGTCTATAAAACTACCTATCGTTACAACTATTTAAAATACAATCAAGATAATTCAATAACAATTTATTCTAGTGAAAAAATAAAAATCGATTAATAAGATAACTGAATATATTATTAATCGATTTATTCAAATATAAGTATCTGAGCAATAAGCTGTACTCAGCAATACTTTTCATTATTGAATGGTAGGCAAAATTAATACCAAAACTAGAATTTTTTGGCAATATGGGCCATTTGTATCGCTGTAATAGCAGCTTCTTCGCCTTTGTTGCCATGTTTTCCACCAGCACGATCCAATGCTTGCTGAAGGTTATCAGTAGTCAATACACCAAAAATGGCTGGTTTATTGTATTTGAGCCCTACATTGGCAATGCCATTTGCAACTGCATCGCAGATAAAATCAAAGTGTCTCGTCTCACCCTGAATGACGCAGCCTAAACAAATAACAGCATCAAAATTCTGGTTTCTGAACACAAGATCTGCTCCCGAAATTAATTCGAAACTTCCAGGAACCTCGATGACTTGGATATTTTTTTCTTGAGCGCCATGCTTCTCTAAGCCTGTAATTGCACCATTCAATAATGCACCTGTGATTTCTGCATTCCATTGTGCAACAACGATTGCAAATTTGAATGGACTTGCATCCGCAACCTGAATATGCGAAAAGTCGGATAAATTTTTAATGCTACTTGCCATAATAGGAACAAAGATAGTGATTTTAGATGGTCACAAAAAAAGAGGCTATCAAATAGCCTCTTTTTCGTATATTTTTATATTTATTCTATTATAAATGTGCTTGTACACGGCCTAATAAACCATCAATTGTTGAAGCTTCTTGGCTCTCCGGAAAATCTGTTTTAATCTTCTTGTAAGCAGTCTCTGCACTTTTGTAGTCATTTTGCGCTTCATATACAAGTCCTAGTTTTTTCAAAAAGAGTGGAGTTGTATACGAGTTGCTTGATTTTTCAGAAGCCTGCTTATAGTAGTCTGCAGCTTTTTTGTAGTCTTTTAATTCTGAATAAGCATCACCTGTTAAACCAATTACGAGTGGATCTAGAATTTGACTTCCTGTCGGAGCATATTTTTCAAGCGCTTTTGCAGCTTCATCGAATTTACCTTGACGCAAATACAAACCTCCTAAATAGGCGTTTGCAATATTGGCAGATTTGGTGTTTGAATATTCGTCCGCAATTTGTTTAAATCCAAGAAATGCACCATCGCCCATGATTGCTTTACTTTGTAAAGAATCAATTGTAGCAAGCTGTTCTGCTTTGTACATACGGTTCGAAGCTTCTTCTGCTCTTGGATCAAGATAAAGCTTTTGATATCCAAAATAAAGTAAGATCAATACAACGATACCACCTAAAATGAACACGACACTTTTTTGGTTATCTTGAAAAAAAGATCCTTTTGAAGGTTTGAAACCTTGATTTGTATTATTTGTGTTTTTAGACATTACTAATCAGTAAAATATGGATTGCAAAAATACACTTTTCGAGCAAATTTGCAAGTGTTTTGCAAATTTTAACGTGAATTAACTTTGCTTTTTCGATTCATTCGACAATTCAATTTCCTTGTCTAGCTGTTCGTAGATGGAATTTTTACTTTTGAATTCAGGTACAATAATTTTCATTTGATAGACAACTTCGTTTTTGTTTTGTGTGGATAAACGCTGTTGCAATTCTCCGATTTTCATACACACCCTATCATAATTATTTTCTCTGACTTTGGCGATCATAATTTTTTCGTGGTGAGTCGGTAAGGTATTCTCTAAATCATTTAGTAATTCCTCATATAGCTTTTCACCAGGTCTTAATCCGGTGAATTTTATTTCAATATCTTCATTCGGTTTAAATCCTGAAAGGCGAATCATTTTTTTAGCTAACTCAACTATTTTGACAGATTTACCCATATCAAATACAAAAATTTCGCCACCTTGTCCCATTGTTCCAGCTTCAAGGACTAGTCGACATGCTTCGGGAATGGTCATAAAATACCGTGTAATTTCTGGATGAGTAACGGTTACCGGGCCACCTTTTTGAATCTGATCTCTGAATCGAGGGATAACAGATCCATTGGAGCCCAGGACATTGCCAAAGCGGGTTGTAATAAATTTGGTGTGAACATTTGCCCCTAATGTGTTTTCCAAATGATTGTTTAACGATTGTACATAGATTTCTGCAATACGTTTTGTAGCTCCCATGATATTGGTCGGGTTGACAGCTTTATCGGTAGAGACAAAAACAAATTTTTCAACCTGAAATTCTACGGCTAAATCAGCCAGATTTTTCGTCCCCATCACATTGGTCTGCACGGCTTCCAACGGGTGATTTTCCATCATGGGCACATGTTTGTATGCAGCCGCATGATAGACATAGTGCGGCTTGAAGGTCTCAAAAAGGAGTTGCATCCTTTTTGTGCTGCGGACATCGGCGATGTACGTATGATATACTTGATTTGGGAATTCATCTTGAAGGTCAAGCTGAAGGTTATGCAGGGGTGACTCTGCCTGATCACAAAGGATAATCATCTGCGGTTCGTATCTTCCCAATTGGGTTGCAATTTCACTTCCTATAGAACCGGCTGCGCCAGTAACAAGGATTCTCTTGCCCTTGGTCTGGCTTAGGATGTGGTCGTCGTTAATCTTGATCGGATCCCTTTCCAACAAATCTTCAATTTTTATTTTCTGAATCTGATTGGGATTAAGGTCGCCATTCATGATCTTTTTAACAGGCGGTAGTGTTAAAATATTGACGTTTTTTTCCAGCGCAACATCTGTGATTTCATTTTTGCGGTCCGATGGGATATTGTGCGAAGCGATGATGACCTCCTCAATATTTAATGTGTTAATGAGGTGGCTAAACTTTTGGGAAGAATAAATTTTTGTTCCATCAATTACTTTGTTGATTTTTTGCTCATTATCATCCATAAACCCTACAATAGCATTTTTGGAACGGACATCATGGTCTAAGGTTCTTTTTACAGCAATTCCCAAATCACCGGCCCCATAGATCAGTGTTTTTTTTCTGGAACCGCTGACTTTTTTGGTGTATAGAAAGAAAATCTTAATAATCGTTCTGTATACAGTTAGAATTAGAAAGGAGAAAAGAGCGAAGAATATGATGAGTGCTGTCGGAATATTGCGCTCCATTTCGTTTGCCTGGATGACTAGTTTTATAAACAGGAGAACAAAAACACTGAATGTTATCGTTGATAATATACGTATGGAGTCGATGGCGCTTGTGTAACGAACTATCCCAGTATACATTTTGAAGAGATAGAATGATAAAGAGGATACACCTATAAATAAAATGTAACGAATGCTAAAATCAATGTCGAGTAAAAAATCGAAGTTAAAATCATAATAAATGACGTTTGCGAGGAGATAAGCGACGGATACACTAAAGATGTCCAATAAAAAAATGATCCACCGTGGCACTATATTGACTTTACTGAGCATGGTATTATATCTGATTAATTTAAAACAAATGTAGATAAATTTGTTTCATTCCAAAGCTGTGCCAAACCAAATTTATCTTCGTTTGATAAGATTGATTATTTATCGTAATTTTAGCTAACGATCAATTTTACAAGATGAATGAGTTAGGAAAGCTTGCGAGTCAGGCTATGATTTCTCCAAAAGAGATGCTGTTTGAAAAGAAAAAGAATGCAAAAAGTTTATTTATTGGCATTCCAAAAGAAATCTCGCTTCAGGAAAAGCGAATTTGCCTGACACCGTTGGCGGTTGCATTATTGGTAGAAAATGGGCACGAAGTAATCATTGAGACGGGAGCAGGAGCAGGAGCCAATTTTTTGGATCACCATTATAGTGAACAGGGGGCTCGTATTGTATCGTCAAGAGAAGAGGTGTACCAGGCGGATCTGATCATCAAGGTTGGTAGCCCAATGATTAGTGAAGTTAAGTTGATGAAAGAAAGACAGCTTTTATTATCTTCTCAGCAACCCTCACTCATGAATCTGGATGTATTAAAGGCATTAATGCATAAAAAAATCACGGCAATTTCTTACGAATATTTAAGAGATGAGGGCGGTTGCCTAGCAGTGGTTCGTGCAATGAGCGAAATCGTAGGGGCGACGGCAACTTTAATTGCTGGAGAGTATCTGAGCAATGCTTTTGGCGGGAAGGGGCTGATGCTCGGTGGTGTTACTGGAGTAGCCTCTACAGAAGTTGTTATTATCGGCGCTGGCACCGTTGGTGAACAAGCCGCTCGGACGGCTTTGGCGCTAGGAGCAGAGGTAAAGGTATTTGATAATTCCATTTATAAACTTAGACGACTACAAAATAATCTGGGTAGTCGTGTGTTTACCTCTGTTATACAACCTATTATTTTAAACAAAGCTGTGATCAGTTCAGATGTTGTTATTGGTGCTTTACGAGCGCTTAACGGACGTTCCGCTTGTGTGATTTCGGAAGAGACCGTTTCCAAAATGAAACCTAATTCCGTTATTATAGATGTAAGCATTGATCAAGGGGGCAATTTTGAAACTTCGGAGGTAACCTCTCACGATAAACCGATCTTTCGAAAATTTGATGTTATTCACTATTGTGTTCCCAATATAGCGTCTCGGGTAGCGCGAACAGCCACCTATGCCATGAGCAATATCTTCACTTCGATTTTGCTCGATTTCGCTGAACTCGGGGGATTGAAAAATGCTATTTGGAAGAATCCTGGTATTCGGAGTTCTATTTATTTGTATCAAGGTAACCTGACGAATATAGACATGGCCTCAAGGTTTAATATGACGGCGAAGGACTTAGATTTGTTAGTCGTTTCTTCGTTATAAACCCTAAGTATCCAGATAAACCCTAAGTATCCAGCTCGTTCTTGATCTACTCCGGGAGGATGTTACATGTGAAAGGGACGCATATTTCTAGTAGATATAGTTTGGAGATCTTTTTTAAAATGTTATTTAAATGAAAAAAATTTTTATGATTTTATGTTCCTTGATTTCGCTTGTTAAAGCGCAGGAGGCAATCAACCTTTATACAGATTCAATTCCAAATGCAACTGATAAAGAGCAGGTAAATTTAGAAAAGAACGTCCCCAAGTTATTTGTCTATACAGCAGATAAAAGTATGGATAAAAATATCGCCGTACTGGTTATTCCTGGGGGTGGGTATGCTCATATCGCAATGGATCATGAGGGACATGCCGTTGCTAAAGAGTTGGCGAAAAATGGGTATTCGGCATATGTTTTACAATATCGATTGCCTTCGCCGAATATCATGCGTGACAAATCTATCGGGCCTCTTCAGGATGCGCAGCGGGCAATGCAATTGATCAGAACCCTGCACCCCGGACTTCGAAAGGTGGGGGTTATCGGATTTTCCGCAGGCGGACATTTGGCCTCCACTTTAATAACGAAGTTTAAGAAAGACTATATAGTGAATCCTTCACATGTATCCCTAAGACCTGATTTTGCTGGATTAATTTATCCTGTAATCTCTATGCAAAATGATATCACACATAAAGGTTCGCGTATAAATCTCATCGGAGAAAACCCTTCAGAAGACCAAATCAACCTGTTTTCTTCCAATTTGCAGGTATCTCCTGAAGTTTGTCCCGTTTTCTTTGTACATGCCAAGGATGATACAGCTGTACCGATAGAAAACAGTTATAGAATGATTGCTGCTCTGGACAAGTCAAAAGTACCCAACAAGCTTTATACCTTTGAGCAAGGTGGACACGGTTTTGGATTAATTAACAAAACTTCGGATACGTTATGGTTTGACGCATTTTTATCTTGGCTTGATACACAAGACTAAGTTATGCAATTAATGGTCAAAAGAGATCCAGTGGGATATTGTTAGATCGACAGCCTGTTGTTTTTGTGGAATTATTTGCGATGTTATTATCGCATGTAAGTTAATCTCATTATTGCTCACGACTATTTCATAATAAAAACCTCTGAATCGGACATCTTTTACGAAAAAAGTAGACTGCTCAGCAGGACTGATTGAAATCCATTCTTGATGTATCGCGATTGGTTTATCGCTTGCTATACCTAAACTTTGAGCCTGTTCCACCTGTAATATATTGCTTTTTGCCAGTAATTGGGCAGTATAAGGATGCGATGGATTGCTATACAATACATGTGGGTTGTTTTGATCTAGGATTTTGCCAGATTTCATCACAATGAGATTATCTGCCAGGGCAAGTACTTCCGTTGGATCGTGGGAAACTAAAATGACGGTTAGTCCGGTTTCTTTGACAATATCCTTGATGTCCTGTTGCAAGGTATCCCTAAAAGAGGCATCTACCTGATTGAATGGTTCATCCATGAGTAAGACTTCAGGCTCGTTGATCAATGCACGGCAGATGGCGACGCGTTGTTTTTCTCCGCCACTGATGTCTGCTACTCTTTTTTTAGCGAGATGGTCGATCCGTAGACGTTGTAATATTTCCGCAGTTTTGTCTTGTTTGCGTTTGATATCTGTGTTTGGCAATTGTGAGGCAACATTATCCCATACATTAGCATACGTATTCAAATCGTCAAAGCCTTGCGAGACTAATTTCATGGCATCATGTCCGGGAATTAACTTGTCCTTGCGCGTGGGTACTTGCCACCCTTTATAGCGTACAATGCCAGCAGTTGGTTCTAAAAGACCGTATATAAGCCTCAGTAATGTACTTTTTCCACTGCCAGATTCACCAATGATTGCTGTTATTTTTCCCTCTTCGATATCGAAAGAACTATTTTCAACAGCAAACTGCATCGTGTTCTCATGAAATGAAAAGCTCAGGTGTTCGGCATGTATAGCCGCTAATCCGGGCACATGGGTATCAGTTGGAATATATTGACAAGAGGATGAATGAGCCATAGTAGGGAGTCGAAAAAAAAGGTAGTTAACGAATAGAAATTTGACGTGTTGTTGCATCTAGGATGCTAATATGTATCTCTTTTGCTTCTTCAGGAAGTAAGTTGGGGATTTTCTCCGGCCACTCAACAAAGCAATAAGCACCTGAATAGAAATATTCCTCATAACCAAAATCGAATGCCTCCTGTTCATCTTTAATGCGGTAAAAATCAAAGTGATATACAGGTCCAATTGGGGACTCATATTCATTAACAATGGAGAATGTTGGACTGGATGTACTGTCTTGTACATGCAATTGTTTACACAGGTATTTTATAAAAGTTGTCTTTCCTGCTCCCATGGAACCATATAATAGAAAAACCCGGGCCTTAGGAAAACTATTTAAAAGTGTCTGCGCCGCTTGAGGTAGATCTGCTGTGGTATTTACAATAATTTCCATGTGGCAAAATTACTATTTCGGTAGGTATGTCGCAAAGGGGATAATCATTTCCTCCAACGAGATTCCACCATGTTGGAACGTTCCATTAAAATAGTTGACAAATTGATTGTAGTTGTTGGGGTAGACAAAATACGAATCTTCTTTGGCAAAAACGTATGTTGAACTCACATGAAGTTTAGGCAGCTGTGCTTCGTGGGGATTTTTGATAGCAAAAACATCTTTGTCGATATAATTCAGATTTTTTCCTTGCTTATACCTCAAATTTGTATTTGTATTTCGATCACCAACGATTTTACTGGGCTTTTTTACCCGGATCGTGCCATGGTCGGTTGTAATAATCACACGCACTTTCTTTTGCGAGAGCCATTTTATTGCCTCTAATAAAGGTGAGTGTTCAAACCAAGACAATGTGAGGGAGCGATATGCTGCTTCGTCGTTCGCTAATTCACGAATCATAGAGCTGTCCGTACGCGCGTGAGAAAGCATATCAACAAAGTTATACACCAATACATTCAGTTGATTGTGCATGAAATTGCCGAGATTGTCTAACACGTCCTTTCCTTGTTCCAGCGTCAAAACTTTGCTGTAGGAGTGTTTGATGGCCTTGCGGTAAAGTCGCTTGATCTGATCTTCCAAAAATTTATCTTCATATAAATTCTTGCCACCTTCATCCTCATCATTTTGCCATAATTTTGGAAAGCGTTTTTCCATTTCCAGTGGAGTTAAGCCACTAAAGATGGCATTTCTAGCATATTGTGTTGCCGTTGGTAAAATACTGTAATAGGTTATCTCCTCCTCAAGTCGAAAATAATCGGTGATGACCTCATTGATAATTTTCCATTGATCGAAACGCAAATTGTCTATTAGGAAGAAAAATGTCGGTATATGATCTTCTATGGTCGGAAATACCTTCTTCTTAAATAGCTGGTGGGATAGAATAGGCGCGTTTTCGGGACGGTTAATCCACTGTAAATAGTTGCTTTCTATAAATTTTGAGAATTGCATGTTTGCTTCGGATTTTTGCATCGTCAGAATTTCATGCATATTGTTGTCCTCAAGCTTTTCGAGGGACAATTCCCAGTATACCAGTTTTTTGTACACTTCTGACCATTGATTGAAATCCAGATTGTCATTTAAGATCATCCCCAAATTGCGGAAGTCCTGTTGATAGGCCATGGATGTTTTCTCATTGACAAGACGCTTGTTCTCCGTTAATTTTTTTATTGTCATCAAGATCTGCTTGGGGTTGACCGGCTTGATCAGATAATCATCTATTTTGGAGCCGATGGCATCTTCCATGACATGTTCTTCTTCGTTTTTTGTGACCAGAACAACTGGAACTGTAGGGTTGATCGATTTGAGTATGGCAAGTGTTTCGAGCCCGGTTAGCCCAGGCATATTTTCGTCTAAGAAAACGAGATGGAAAAAACCATTCTTAAAGGCTTCAACGGCATCATTTCCATTGTTGACCGTGTCAACTTTGTAACCTTTGCTTTCTAAAAATAAAATGTGTGGTTTTAGAAAGTCAATTTCATCGTCAGCCCAAAGAATATGTGTTTTTTGCATCTTGTTATTATATGTCTATTAGTAGAGGGGAGGATCTGATTTTCGATCTCATGCTAACATAAGCAAATATCGTGCTTTAGATTTTATTTTTAACATTTCTTAACGGTGAACTAACTATCTTTGTTTTAAGTTTATACTAGTGTTACCCAAGGGTTCGTGATTAAAGCGCTCGGTATCATAATTTATAGTGTTGATGATCGTATTAATTTGTCGCCACGTTGAACAAAAATAAAATTATTAATGATCCGGTATATGGATTTGTCGCTATTCCTACAGGATTGGTCTTCGACCTGGTGCAACATCCTTATTTTCAAAGGCTCCGCTATATTAAGCAGGTGAGCATGACACATCTTGTCTATCCCGGAGCTTTGCATACTCGCTTTCAGCACGCCATAGGAGCGATGCATTTGATGTCGATGGCTTTGGAAACTTTGCGGAGTAAAGGTGTCACCATTTCTGCTGATGAAGAGGAGGCTGTTCTTTCGGCAATTTTGCTACATGACATAGGCCATGGTCCTTTTTCCCATTCTTTGGAGCATAGTTTGATTGAAGGAGTTTCACATGAGTTATTGTCCTCCCTGTTGATGAATCGTATCAACCAGGATTTGGACGGAAGGTTAAGCTTGGCAATTACAATCTTTAACAATAAATATGAACGCAAATTTCTCCATCAATTGGTGTCGAGCCAATTGGACGTTGATCGAATGGATTACCTCAATAGAGATAGTTTTTTTACCGGTGTATCGGAAGGCGTGATCTCATTTGATCGTATCATAAAAATGCTCAATGTCGTGGCGGATGAAATCGTGGTGGAATATAAAGGGCTGTATTCTGTCGAGAAATTCCTGATTGCACGACGGCTGATGTATTGGCAAGTCTATTTACATAAGACCGTTATCGGTGCTGAACAATTATTGATTAAAATTCTGCAGCGGGCAAAATATTTAACGGCTGCTGGTCATAAGCTCTTTTCTACCCCGGCTTTTCATTGGTTTTTAAGCCAGCAGGTCAACAAAACTAATTTTTTGGATGACCCGTTACATTTGGATTGGTTTACTCGTTTAGATGATACGGATATTATGTCTGCCATAAAAACATGGGAACATCATGAGGATTCTATTTTAAGTACAATGTGCCAGCGCGTTATGAAACGTAATCTATATCGCTCTGTCATGAGCAATAAACCATTCTCGCCAGCATATGTAGATTTAGTGAAATCGAAAGTACAAGCTGAGCTGGGTGTGGCTCAGGAGGATATTCATTATTATGTATTTATGCAGGAAATTCAAAACCGTGCCTATAATTCTTCCAAGGATCAAATAAAAATATTATTGAAATCCGGTGAGCTCGTGGATATAACAGAGGCTTCTGATCTAGGGAATTTAGAAGCACTATCGAAAAATGTGGCTAAATACGCCTTATGTTATCCAAAAGAGGTGGGATATGTTGCAATTACTTCCATCAAGTAGTTATTTTTTAATAAAAAAACATAGATTTGTACCATGCAATTTACTGCTCAACAAATAGGGACATTATTAGAAGGACGGATTGAAGGAAATCCAGAAGTTACTGTAGGTAACCTTGCCAAAATTGAGGAAGGTAAAAAAGGCGATCTTTCTTTTTTGTCAAATCCAAAATATGAGCATTTTATTTATACTACTGACGCCTCGATTGTAATTGTGAATGAAGATTTACAATTGACCCAAGCAACTAAGCCGACTTTAACGATCATACGGGTGAAGAATGCATATGCTGCTTTCTCTACTATTTTGAATATGTATAATGAGTTCCGTCTTGACAAAAGCGGACGTGAGGAGCCTCATTTTATACATACTGAAGCGGAGATCGGCCAAGGAGGTTATATTGGTGCATTTGTATATATTGGACGCGGGGCTTCCATTGGAGATAACGTGAAAATTTACCCACAGGTCTATATTGGCGATAAAGTAACGATTGGAGATAATACAACACTCTATCCAGGGGTGAAGATTTATCATGATTGTAAGATTGGGAA
The Sphingobacterium multivorum genome window above contains:
- a CDS encoding HD domain-containing protein, giving the protein MNKNKIINDPVYGFVAIPTGLVFDLVQHPYFQRLRYIKQVSMTHLVYPGALHTRFQHAIGAMHLMSMALETLRSKGVTISADEEEAVLSAILLHDIGHGPFSHSLEHSLIEGVSHELLSSLLMNRINQDLDGRLSLAITIFNNKYERKFLHQLVSSQLDVDRMDYLNRDSFFTGVSEGVISFDRIIKMLNVVADEIVVEYKGLYSVEKFLIARRLMYWQVYLHKTVIGAEQLLIKILQRAKYLTAAGHKLFSTPAFHWFLSQQVNKTNFLDDPLHLDWFTRLDDTDIMSAIKTWEHHEDSILSTMCQRVMKRNLYRSVMSNKPFSPAYVDLVKSKVQAELGVAQEDIHYYVFMQEIQNRAYNSSKDQIKILLKSGELVDITEASDLGNLEALSKNVAKYALCYPKEVGYVAITSIK